One Natrinema longum genomic window, CCTGATCTCCCCGAGTTCGCCGGCGTCGATCAACTCGCGAGCCTTGCGGACCGCCGGATAGAACAGGTGGTTGTGGATGACCGTCGCGGGCGTCTCGTGGTCTCGCGAGAGCGCCTGCAGCTCCTCGACTTCCTCGGCGGTGACGGTCGCGGGCTTTTCGATGATGACGGCGACGCCGGCTTCGATCGCCTGTCGAGCGATCTCGAAGTGCGTCTGGACCGGCGTACACACGTGCAGACAGTCGAGTTCGTCGAGTAGTTCGGTGAAGTCCGTGACTGCCATCGTTCCGAACTCCCGGGCCCGTTCCCTGGCAAGGTCCTCGTCGAGATCACAGACCGCGATCAGTTCCATGTCAGGGTTGTTCCGGGCACCCGCGAGATGGGCCCGCGAGACCGTTCCTGCGCCGACGACTGCGGTTCGAACGACCATAGCACAGCGGTCACGTCTCCCGTCATTAGTTTTAGTCCGATTACTTCACGATCGCCAACTCGCCCGCACCGCCCCGTGACGGTATGAGCCTGTTACTAATACTGACGATCACTGCTGTCGACGGATCGCTCCCGTCGACACACCGCACAGACCGTCGGGGAAACAGCCACCGGAATCGGCTCCGGCCGATCCGACAGCACGGTCGCGTCGCCGTCACTCCGGGGGGCCTCACAGCGGAGAGCCGAGAGACGGCCGCACAGCCGAGACCGATGGTTCGATGGCTCGTGGCTGGAGAGCGTATCGAGTCCGCCAAAGAGCGTTCGAACGAACGGCTCCCGCGCCGAGAACAGTTGCTGGCACGCGACTGTTCCGGTATGGATGACGGTCGTCGGGAGCCAATTAATCGTACGGTAGCACGCGATAAAAACCTTCTCAGCGATCGAAGGACAGACGCCGCGGAAATCGTACAGGAGGCCCGCGTCGACCGCGTCCTCCGCGTTGGCGCGGGACCGGCTCGGGGGCTCGAGAGCGGGATCGAAACCGTCGATTGGGGCGTCCGATCCGAAACTGCCATCGTTGACGGTCGTTCATTCGATCCGGGAGAGTTTGCCGTCGACGTTGCGTTCCTGGGTTCGGTTCCGGACCAGGTGAGCAGTCGAGAGACAACAGAAGGCGGCGACGACGATACCCGCGAGGCCGACCGTCGGCACGGAAGACAACAGCGGGACGCCGACGAGTGCCGCTCCGAGGACGGTCGCCCCGACGATGCTAAGGCCGGCGTACCACCGGTCCCAGCGGTCCTGTCGATGGGTATCCGTATCGAGGTACATCATCAACAGGTCGGCGTTGTCCGCAAGCGAGATCAGCCCACGGTCCTGGTCGTACTCGACGATGCCGGCGTCGTCCATCTTCGGCAGATGGGTCTGATAGAGGGCGACGTAGACCCGTTTGCGCTGATCGGAACTGAGGGCGTTGACCTCGAGGTCGTTCTCCCAGGCCGCGATCTGTTCGGCGAGCTCGCCCAGCGTCACCGTATCGTCGGCCTCCAGTAAGTACGCGAGGACTTCCCGGCGACGGCGATTCTTCAAGAGTTCGAAAATGACGTCCTTCGAGAGCCGTTCGTCCTCGTCGGTGTCGGCGACCGAGGCGATTTCGTCGGGGAGCGACGTATCGATCGAGGACATTATTCTGACCCTCCGGTCGGGGAGACCCCGCTCGAGGCCGGTACCCCCTGCATCCGACGGGGCCCGTCACTGGCCCGTTGGATCGACGGCGACCGCTGTACGTTCGGACGACGAGTCCAAATCACGATTGACACACCAGGTTGTACACCAACAGAGATACTCTTAAACACGACCACGTTTCGCACCGTCTGCAAAGGAGGTACGGAGTGACTTCGCGAGGGCACTATCGCGGCGGCTGAGCGCCGCCGTGACGGGTGCTCCGTGTCGGTCCTGGGGACGCTCGGTAGCAGTCGGTTGCGCGGATATACCGACGGCGTACGGAGAGACCACCTGGGGCGGGAGGGCCGGCCGGCACGATTCAGTGGGAGTCGGTGGCAACACGGCACTGGGTGCGACCGTTCGGACCAACCGATATAAAGTCGAGCGACAGTTCAACGGCGAACGACGGATTTACGCGATGAATAGCTGGTTTATTCCAGATCGTCGACGAAACGATGACGACGTTTCATGTGGTAAGAGAACACAACCCACGATTGGGTGGAACGACCACACAGCGGTCGTTTCGCCCCGATACGACCGATGGGACACGGTCTCGATACGGCCCTCGCAGCTGTTCGCTCGAGGCGGCCGACGGCCGGCACACCGATCTTTCTTTCTCCGGTCGGCCGTCGTCGGCAGACCGACGGTCGATCGGCGACGTCTCGCTACCGACGGACCCGCGGGCCCACTGACAGCGAACAGTACTGTAAGATAGTGTTTCCCACGAAACCATGTGA contains:
- a CDS encoding DUF7344 domain-containing protein, translated to MSSIDTSLPDEIASVADTDEDERLSKDVIFELLKNRRRREVLAYLLEADDTVTLGELAEQIAAWENDLEVNALSSDQRKRVYVALYQTHLPKMDDAGIVEYDQDRGLISLADNADLLMMYLDTDTHRQDRWDRWYAGLSIVGATVLGAALVGVPLLSSVPTVGLAGIVVAAFCCLSTAHLVRNRTQERNVDGKLSRIE